The proteins below are encoded in one region of Desulfotomaculum sp.:
- the cysK gene encoding cysteine synthase A — protein MSRIANSLTELIGKTPLLRLGRISEGAKADLVVKLESFNPAGSVKDRIGFNMIRRAEEQGLLQPSSVIIEPTSGNTGIALAFVAASRGYRLILTMPETMSIERRNLLKAYGAELVLTPGAQGMKGAVQKAEELAREIPNSFVPQQFENPSNPEIHRLTTAEEIWEDTGGQVDIVVGGVGTGGTITGIAQVIKPRKPQFKAIAVEPSDSPVLSGGQPGPHKIQGIGAGFIPGVLDLTLVDEIIRVSNQDAFDTGRRLAREEGLLVGISSGAAAFAALEAARRDENQGKLIVAILPDTGERYLSTPMFQEE, from the coding sequence ATGTCCAGAATAGCAAACAGTCTCACTGAATTAATCGGTAAAACACCATTGCTGCGCCTTGGCCGGATATCGGAAGGAGCCAAAGCTGATTTGGTGGTAAAGCTGGAATCTTTTAACCCGGCCGGAAGTGTAAAAGACCGCATCGGATTTAATATGATCCGCCGGGCTGAGGAACAGGGATTGCTGCAGCCCAGCTCAGTTATTATCGAGCCGACCAGCGGCAACACAGGAATAGCTCTTGCTTTTGTCGCCGCCAGCCGCGGCTACCGCCTGATTCTGACCATGCCTGAAACCATGAGCATCGAGCGCCGGAACCTGTTAAAAGCATACGGAGCCGAACTTGTGCTCACACCGGGAGCTCAGGGAATGAAGGGGGCGGTACAGAAAGCTGAGGAACTGGCTAGGGAAATACCCAATTCGTTCGTTCCACAGCAGTTTGAAAACCCGTCCAACCCAGAGATCCACCGGCTGACAACCGCAGAGGAGATCTGGGAAGACACCGGCGGACAGGTAGACATTGTTGTCGGTGGTGTGGGTACAGGCGGCACTATTACCGGCATCGCCCAGGTAATCAAGCCCCGCAAACCCCAATTTAAGGCAATTGCAGTCGAACCTTCCGATTCTCCGGTTCTATCCGGAGGGCAACCGGGTCCACACAAGATCCAGGGGATTGGCGCCGGGTTTATTCCCGGTGTGTTAGACCTGACTCTGGTGGATGAAATTATCAGGGTAAGCAACCAGGATGCCTTTGATACGGGACGCCGTCTGGCCAGGGAAGAAGGACTATTGGTCGGGATATCCTCGGGCGCGGCAGCTTTCGCAGCCCTGGAGGCAGCCCGCCGGGATGAAAATCAGGGCAAGCTTATCGTAGCCATCCTTCCCGATACCGGGGAGCGATACCTGAGCACGCCAATGTTTCAAGAAGAATAG
- a CDS encoding Rrf2 family transcriptional regulator, with amino-acid sequence MRFSTRTRYGLRAMVDLALHYNPNATTPLAQVAERQGISEGYLEQVMTDLRKGGLVRSVRGSQGGYLLERKPFQITVGEIIRCLDGPLGPTGCVKEENPESCDRFDTCVTRILWERIRESVASVIDNTTLEDLCKEAEKIRLAGEANMYCI; translated from the coding sequence TTGAGGTTCTCCACACGAACCAGGTACGGGCTGAGAGCTATGGTAGATCTGGCGCTGCATTACAATCCGAATGCAACCACACCACTTGCACAAGTAGCGGAGAGGCAAGGAATATCTGAAGGATACTTGGAACAGGTAATGACCGATCTTCGCAAAGGAGGACTTGTGCGCAGCGTCAGGGGATCACAGGGCGGCTACCTTCTTGAACGGAAACCGTTTCAAATAACAGTAGGCGAGATAATAAGGTGTCTGGATGGCCCTCTTGGTCCAACCGGCTGCGTAAAAGAAGAAAATCCCGAGTCATGCGATCGCTTTGATACATGTGTCACGCGGATATTATGGGAAAGAATCAGAGAATCGGTAGCATCAGTAATAGACAACACTACACTGGAAGACCTCTGCAAAGAAGCCGAAAAGATCAGATTGGCGGGAGAAGCCAATATGTATTGCATTTGA
- a CDS encoding homoserine O-acetyltransferase: MSDPLNLLTEKSAKYSRPDSSRSAGWVVSRIVLLADEENPLPLDCGKTIAPVYVEYEVYGELNEAKDNAILVFHALSGDAHVAGWTKNADELGRPWLKNRPGWWDDMVGPGKAFDTKKYFIICSNILGSCYGTTGPASIDPGAGRPYGLGFPVVTVGDWVRLQERLVTYLGIKRLYAVAGGSIGGQQALEWALAYPDRVERALIIASSARLSDQGLSFNVIARYAIRTDPNFHSGNYYGGSTPDRGLSVARMLGHITYLSEISMQNKFGRKFCNGDGPGYHLGVDFEVEGYLLHQSESFVERFDANSYLFITRAADYYDASLRGDGNLDKACQSIQCRTLLVSFSSDWLYPPEHMKELALAMSRNRKHVSYVNIPSSYGHDAFLLEVDRLSYVVKSFLEGGPE, encoded by the coding sequence ATGAGTGATCCGCTTAACCTGCTAACTGAAAAATCAGCTAAATATTCAAGGCCGGACTCTTCGCGATCTGCAGGATGGGTTGTTTCCCGCATTGTCTTGCTCGCTGACGAAGAAAATCCCCTCCCGCTTGATTGCGGGAAAACAATCGCTCCCGTATATGTTGAATATGAAGTATACGGTGAGTTAAACGAGGCAAAGGATAACGCTATTCTTGTCTTTCACGCCCTGTCGGGGGATGCCCATGTCGCCGGCTGGACTAAAAATGCAGATGAGTTGGGGCGTCCCTGGCTAAAGAACCGCCCTGGCTGGTGGGATGATATGGTGGGTCCCGGGAAGGCTTTCGACACGAAAAAATATTTTATAATCTGCTCCAATATTCTGGGAAGCTGCTACGGCACAACGGGTCCCGCATCTATTGATCCCGGCGCCGGCCGGCCTTATGGATTAGGTTTTCCTGTAGTAACTGTAGGGGACTGGGTGAGGCTTCAGGAACGGCTGGTTACTTACCTTGGAATTAAACGTTTGTATGCTGTGGCCGGGGGATCTATTGGCGGCCAGCAGGCGCTGGAGTGGGCGCTGGCTTATCCCGACCGGGTTGAAAGGGCGTTAATTATTGCTTCATCAGCCCGTTTGAGCGACCAGGGACTATCCTTTAATGTTATTGCCAGATACGCTATCAGAACCGATCCCAATTTTCATTCAGGTAACTATTATGGCGGTTCCACTCCTGACAGGGGGCTTTCGGTTGCACGGATGTTGGGTCATATTACATATCTATCAGAAATTTCCATGCAGAATAAATTCGGCCGCAAGTTTTGCAACGGTGATGGACCGGGATATCATCTTGGTGTGGATTTCGAAGTAGAGGGCTATCTGCTGCACCAATCAGAGTCGTTCGTAGAAAGATTTGACGCAAACAGTTATTTGTTTATCACTAGGGCTGCGGATTACTATGACGCATCCTTGCGGGGAGACGGGAATCTCGATAAGGCGTGTCAGAGCATTCAGTGCAGAACACTATTGGTATCATTTTCATCCGACTGGCTTTACCCGCCGGAACATATGAAAGAACTGGCCCTGGCCATGTCCCGCAACAGAAAACATGTAAGTTACGTTAACATTCCCTCGTCATATGGTCATGATGCTTTTCTGCTTGAAGTAGACAGGTTGTCTTACGTAGTGAAGAGCTTTCTTGAAGGGGGCCCGGAATGA
- the metW gene encoding methionine biosynthesis protein MetW, whose amino-acid sequence MKMLKKNRWDHDVIYEIIPERATVLDLGCGNGELLARLIKNKLVLGLGIEKDIDQVAQSIAREVPVVNLDLDEGITGFPDKYFDFVVLEKTLQVVNKPIFVLNEMLRVGGAGIVSFPNFGHRLVVEYLASTGRMPITPVLPYQWYDTPNIHLFTVRNFLDWVGANNVRVIQGLSTIDGKATHFREEDDTRAEEVLFVVSSV is encoded by the coding sequence ATGAAAATGCTTAAAAAAAACCGGTGGGACCATGACGTAATTTATGAAATTATTCCCGAAAGGGCTACCGTGCTTGACTTGGGCTGCGGGAATGGAGAGCTGCTGGCCAGGCTGATTAAAAATAAGCTTGTGTTGGGACTTGGCATAGAGAAAGACATTGATCAGGTTGCCCAGTCTATTGCCAGGGAGGTTCCTGTTGTTAATCTGGATTTGGATGAGGGCATTACCGGTTTTCCGGATAAGTATTTTGATTTTGTTGTGCTTGAAAAGACGCTTCAAGTGGTTAATAAACCAATCTTTGTACTTAATGAAATGCTGCGTGTAGGAGGCGCAGGCATCGTCAGTTTTCCGAACTTCGGGCATCGGCTTGTAGTCGAATATCTCGCTTCGACGGGCCGGATGCCGATTACACCGGTGCTTCCTTACCAATGGTACGACACGCCGAATATTCATCTTTTTACGGTAAGAAACTTTCTTGATTGGGTCGGGGCAAATAATGTACGGGTAATTCAAGGATTATCGACGATTGACGGTAAAGCAACCCACTTTCGGGAAGAGGACGATACTCGCGCCGAAGAAGTTCTGTTTGTCGTGTCTTCAGTGTAG
- a CDS encoding homocysteine synthase has protein sequence MTEKKLSFDTLAVHAGQRVDPTTNARAVPIYQTTSYVFNNADHAANLFGLKEFGNIYTRMMNPTWDIMEQRIAALEGGAAALVTASGQAAITYSILNIARTGDEIVSANSLYGGTYNLFSQTFPKFGIKVTFVDPQVPENFREAITPKTKAIYMENLGNPKLDVPDFEAIAAIAHEAGIPVIVDNTLPTPYLCRPIEYGVDVVVHSATKFIGGHGTSIGGVIVDSGKFNWANGNFPDFTTPDPSYNGIVYSEAFGGLAYILKVRLQLLRDIGACLSPFNAFLFLQGLETLHLRVQKHCDNALAVARFLEENPAVTWVNYTGLPNHPSHAKAKKYLQNGFGAILAFGIRGGKEAGRKLMDNLKLFSLLANVGDAKSLVIHPATTTHSQLTPEEQISTGVTDDLVRLSVGIEDIRDIIDDLDQGLKASQG, from the coding sequence ATGACTGAAAAGAAATTAAGCTTTGATACACTGGCTGTCCATGCCGGTCAGCGGGTTGACCCGACTACCAATGCCAGAGCAGTGCCTATCTATCAGACCACTTCTTATGTTTTCAACAACGCCGACCATGCGGCGAACCTGTTTGGACTAAAAGAATTCGGCAATATCTACACCAGGATGATGAATCCCACCTGGGATATTATGGAACAAAGAATTGCCGCATTGGAAGGCGGGGCGGCGGCTCTGGTCACGGCATCGGGTCAGGCTGCCATAACATATTCCATTTTAAACATTGCCCGCACCGGTGATGAGATTGTTTCCGCGAACAGCCTTTATGGCGGCACCTACAATCTTTTTTCACAGACCTTCCCCAAGTTTGGAATCAAGGTTACATTTGTTGATCCGCAAGTTCCGGAAAACTTCCGGGAGGCCATCACACCTAAAACAAAGGCAATCTATATGGAAAATCTCGGCAACCCGAAGCTGGACGTTCCCGATTTCGAGGCAATCGCGGCAATCGCGCACGAAGCGGGAATCCCTGTTATAGTTGATAACACTTTGCCAACACCCTACTTGTGCCGTCCTATCGAGTACGGTGTAGATGTTGTCGTTCACTCGGCGACAAAGTTTATCGGCGGTCACGGCACTTCTATCGGCGGAGTGATTGTAGATTCAGGAAAATTCAACTGGGCAAACGGCAATTTTCCGGATTTCACAACACCTGATCCCAGTTACAACGGGATAGTCTACAGCGAAGCATTCGGCGGTTTAGCCTATATCCTTAAAGTCCGGCTTCAGCTGCTGAGAGATATCGGCGCCTGCTTAAGCCCGTTTAATGCCTTCTTATTCCTGCAGGGTTTGGAAACCTTGCATTTAAGAGTACAAAAGCACTGCGACAACGCTCTGGCAGTCGCCCGTTTCCTGGAAGAAAACCCGGCCGTAACCTGGGTAAATTATACCGGTCTGCCCAATCATCCTTCCCATGCCAAGGCGAAGAAATATCTGCAAAACGGTTTTGGGGCGATCCTGGCCTTCGGCATCAGGGGAGGAAAAGAAGCCGGCCGCAAACTTATGGATAACCTTAAACTGTTCTCTCTGCTGGCCAATGTCGGTGACGCCAAATCGCTTGTCATTCACCCGGCTACCACTACTCACAGCCAGCTTACCCCGGAAGAGCAGATCAGCACAGGTGTAACCGATGATTTGGTCAGACTATCAGTAGGCATTGAAGATATCCGGGATATTATTGACGATCTGGATCAGGGCCTGAAAGCCAGTCAAGGGTAA
- the bioB gene encoding biotin synthase BioB — protein MGLALEQIRKKVLSGDNLLKEEALELTGWPLEKLDKLLEMSKEIREHFWEKEVSLCSIINARSGLCGEDCIFCAQSSHHNTDIERYPLISPEKAFEKAFQMEAAGVRHFSLVTSGGNVTGKDFNKILEIYRVLRERTGLELHASLGMLNEEKARQLKEAGITTYHHNLETGRNYFKNICTTHSFDDRIATILVARSAGLEICSGGIIGMGETMKDRLEMVLELRELDVKSIPVNILNPIPGTPLENQERLQPEEILKTAAIFRLIHPRATFRLCSGRENALKDKQAIALSTSFNGMMVGGYLTLPGEEMEKDLEMLSKAGLKGS, from the coding sequence ATGGGTTTAGCATTGGAACAGATCAGAAAAAAGGTGCTTTCGGGAGACAACCTGCTAAAAGAGGAAGCATTGGAGCTTACCGGATGGCCTTTAGAAAAATTAGATAAATTACTGGAAATGTCAAAGGAAATCAGGGAGCATTTCTGGGAAAAAGAGGTTAGCCTTTGTTCAATAATTAATGCTCGCTCGGGCCTATGCGGGGAGGACTGTATCTTTTGCGCCCAGTCATCCCATCATAATACCGATATAGAAAGATATCCGCTGATCAGTCCTGAAAAGGCATTTGAAAAGGCTTTTCAAATGGAGGCAGCCGGGGTAAGACATTTTTCCCTGGTTACCAGCGGCGGGAATGTTACCGGAAAAGATTTTAATAAGATCCTTGAAATCTACAGGGTTTTGCGGGAACGAACCGGTCTTGAACTTCACGCTTCCCTAGGTATGCTTAATGAAGAAAAAGCCCGGCAGTTAAAAGAAGCAGGTATAACAACTTATCATCATAACCTGGAAACAGGACGTAATTATTTTAAAAATATTTGCACCACCCATTCATTTGATGACAGAATAGCAACTATTTTGGTAGCCAGGTCGGCCGGATTGGAGATATGTTCCGGCGGTATAATAGGTATGGGTGAAACCATGAAGGACAGATTGGAAATGGTTCTTGAACTGAGGGAATTGGATGTAAAATCTATCCCGGTAAACATTTTAAATCCTATTCCCGGCACACCTCTCGAAAATCAGGAACGCCTGCAGCCGGAAGAAATTCTAAAAACGGCCGCTATCTTCCGTTTAATTCACCCCCGGGCTACTTTCCGTTTGTGCAGCGGCAGGGAAAACGCCCTCAAAGACAAGCAAGCTATTGCTTTAAGCACGTCGTTTAACGGTATGATGGTCGGGGGTTATCTTACACTGCCCGGCGAAGAAATGGAAAAAGATCTGGAGATGTTATCGAAGGCAGGCTTGAAGGGCAGTTAA
- the cysE gene encoding serine O-acetyltransferase, whose protein sequence is MKEDIKAVFTNDPAARTILEVIFCYPGLHAIWLYRAANFLWRNNFRFLARFLSHLSRFLTGIEIHPGAKIGRRFFIDHGMGVVIGETSEIGDDVLMYKGVVLGGTTLEKGKRHPTIGSCVVLGTGSTVLGPITVGDGAQIGAGSVVIKPVPSGATVVGIPGRVVEINGRKPVFNLEHGKLPDPVSEAINLLSERQNRIEEYLGNLGEATGVYFLKNGPSQSQNDKE, encoded by the coding sequence ATAAAAGAAGACATAAAAGCTGTTTTTACAAACGATCCTGCTGCAAGGACCATTCTGGAAGTTATTTTCTGCTATCCAGGTCTACATGCGATTTGGCTGTACCGGGCGGCCAATTTTCTTTGGCGGAATAATTTCAGGTTTTTAGCCCGTTTCTTGTCACACTTGAGCCGTTTTTTAACCGGTATAGAAATTCATCCGGGCGCTAAAATAGGCCGGCGGTTCTTTATTGATCACGGGATGGGAGTTGTTATCGGGGAAACTTCAGAAATAGGCGATGATGTATTGATGTATAAAGGGGTTGTACTTGGAGGAACAACTTTGGAAAAAGGAAAACGGCATCCTACAATCGGCAGTTGCGTTGTATTGGGGACCGGTTCAACCGTGCTCGGCCCGATAACCGTTGGTGACGGAGCCCAGATCGGGGCCGGGTCGGTGGTGATCAAGCCGGTGCCTTCCGGCGCCACGGTGGTTGGCATCCCGGGAAGGGTAGTCGAAATTAACGGGCGTAAGCCGGTATTCAATCTTGAACATGGAAAACTGCCTGATCCGGTTTCGGAAGCAATCAACCTTCTTTCCGAGAGGCAGAACAGGATTGAGGAATACCTTGGAAACCTGGGTGAGGCTACAGGAGTATATTTTTTGAAAAACGGCCCGTCCCAGAGTCAAAACGATAAGGAATAA
- the larE gene encoding ATP-dependent sacrificial sulfur transferase LarE, whose product MKLCKGKVKNDVTAAEKMQLLKGLLGSMENVVLAYSGGVDSSFLLYVANEALGEKVLAVTAKAPTFPESEYIFAEEFTRGLRSKFLAIEVDQLSQPELANNPPDRCYYCKRQLFDILKKIAVENNAGWVIDGSNLDDEKDYRPGSRALKELGIRSPLVEAGFTKEEIRKYAKESGLSFWNKPSSACLASRIPYGVPLTKKILDIIDQAEELLHTLGFSQVRVRHHGEIARIEIQISEIEKLISCREKVLTGFKAFGYTYIVLDLEGYRMGSLNLTLFSQQKAGRA is encoded by the coding sequence ATGAAATTATGCAAGGGAAAGGTGAAGAATGATGTAACGGCGGCAGAAAAAATGCAGCTTCTCAAGGGTCTTCTTGGCAGTATGGAAAACGTTGTTTTAGCATATTCAGGAGGTGTTGACAGCAGTTTTTTGCTTTATGTGGCCAACGAAGCACTTGGAGAAAAAGTACTTGCTGTAACGGCCAAAGCGCCGACCTTTCCGGAGAGCGAGTATATATTTGCTGAAGAATTCACGAGGGGTTTAAGGTCAAAGTTTCTTGCCATCGAAGTAGATCAGCTTTCCCAGCCGGAACTTGCCAACAACCCGCCTGACAGGTGCTATTATTGCAAGCGGCAGCTTTTTGACATTTTAAAAAAAATAGCCGTAGAGAATAATGCCGGATGGGTAATTGACGGATCAAATCTGGATGATGAAAAAGATTACCGTCCCGGAAGCAGAGCTTTAAAAGAACTGGGCATAAGGAGCCCTCTTGTGGAGGCTGGTTTTACAAAAGAAGAAATCAGGAAATACGCAAAAGAGTCGGGACTTTCCTTTTGGAACAAACCTTCCTCTGCCTGCCTTGCTTCAAGGATTCCTTACGGCGTCCCGCTAACAAAGAAAATATTGGATATTATCGATCAGGCGGAGGAATTGCTGCATACCCTTGGTTTCAGTCAGGTCAGAGTAAGGCATCACGGTGAAATTGCACGGATTGAAATCCAGATCTCCGAGATAGAAAAACTGATTTCTTGCCGTGAGAAGGTTCTTACAGGGTTCAAAGCGTTCGGATATACGTATATCGTTCTTGATCTTGAAGGCTACCGTATGGGAAGTTTGAATTTGACGCTTTTTTCGCAGCAAAAAGCGGGACGTGCGTGA
- the nifS gene encoding cysteine desulfurase NifS, producing MRRVYFDHSATTPVNLLVAKEMDKFLTGENFGNPTSQHYFGVIARRAVEEAREKVAEAISADSNEIIFTSGGTESDNMAIQGVAQTNRNRGNHIITSAVEHHAVLNTVKALGKQGFTITILPVDHYGMVDVDQLAESITDKTILITIMHANNEVGTIMPIREIGKLVKQKGIIFHTDAVQSFGKVPFTVDELGVDLLSISGHKLYGPKGIGALYIRKGTRLRQTLFHGGAQEKLRRAGTENVPGIVGLGKAAELAVNDMEQENKKMLDLRDKLIDGVMSSFKKVRLTGHPSIRLPNHVSFCFEYIEGESMLLSLDMKGIAASSGSACTSGSLEPSHVLLAMGIPHEIAHGSLRLTLGSGNTEEDVDYFLETMGPIVERLRSISPFSEEEDFVTDAGCADCRISQSCKG from the coding sequence ATGCGTCGAGTTTATTTTGATCACAGCGCCACAACACCGGTCAATCTCCTTGTTGCCAAAGAAATGGACAAGTTTTTGACAGGTGAAAATTTTGGCAATCCAACCAGCCAGCACTATTTTGGAGTAATTGCCCGCAGGGCTGTCGAAGAGGCGCGGGAAAAAGTTGCCGAGGCTATATCCGCCGATTCTAACGAAATAATATTTACCAGCGGAGGGACAGAATCGGATAACATGGCTATTCAGGGAGTTGCTCAAACCAACAGGAACAGGGGCAACCATATTATTACCAGCGCGGTTGAACACCACGCCGTATTGAATACAGTCAAAGCTTTGGGAAAACAGGGTTTTACAATCACAATCCTGCCCGTCGATCATTACGGCATGGTCGACGTTGATCAGCTTGCCGAGTCCATAACGGATAAAACGATCCTGATCACGATAATGCACGCCAACAACGAGGTTGGAACGATCATGCCCATCAGGGAGATAGGCAAGCTTGTCAAACAAAAGGGAATTATTTTTCATACGGATGCGGTTCAAAGCTTCGGCAAAGTTCCTTTTACAGTAGACGAGCTGGGTGTTGATTTATTGTCGATCTCCGGGCACAAACTATACGGGCCCAAGGGTATCGGCGCCCTTTACATAAGAAAGGGAACACGCCTGAGGCAGACGTTGTTTCACGGCGGCGCGCAGGAAAAGCTTCGCCGGGCGGGTACGGAAAACGTACCCGGCATTGTCGGTTTGGGAAAAGCAGCCGAACTGGCAGTTAACGATATGGAGCAGGAGAACAAAAAAATGTTGGACCTGCGTGATAAACTAATCGACGGGGTCATGAGCAGTTTTAAAAAAGTAAGATTAACCGGCCATCCGTCAATTCGCCTGCCCAATCACGTCAGTTTCTGCTTTGAATATATCGAAGGCGAGTCGATGCTGCTCAGCCTGGACATGAAAGGCATAGCCGCGTCAAGCGGTTCCGCCTGTACATCGGGTTCCCTCGAACCTTCGCATGTTTTACTGGCCATGGGAATACCGCATGAAATAGCTCACGGTTCTTTGCGCCTTACTCTGGGCAGCGGCAACACTGAAGAAGACGTGGATTATTTCCTGGAAACAATGGGTCCGATTGTGGAAAGGCTGAGATCTATATCGCCGTTCAGCGAGGAAGAAGACTTTGTTACAGACGCCGGCTGCGCCGATTGCCGGATAAGTCAGTCCTGTAAAGGTTAG
- the nifU gene encoding Fe-S cluster assembly scaffold protein NifU produces MYSEKVMEHFTNPRNVGEIEDASGIGNVGNPVCGDIMKVFIKVEDNVITDIKFKTFGCGAAIATSSMVTEMAKGKTIEEALKISRNDVAEELDGLPPQKMHCSNLAADALHDAIRDYKSKSA; encoded by the coding sequence ATGTATTCAGAAAAGGTTATGGAGCATTTTACCAACCCCCGTAACGTAGGGGAGATAGAAGATGCTTCCGGTATAGGCAATGTAGGCAATCCTGTATGCGGAGATATTATGAAAGTTTTTATAAAAGTTGAGGACAATGTTATTACAGACATAAAATTCAAGACCTTCGGCTGCGGAGCAGCCATCGCTACCAGCAGCATGGTCACAGAAATGGCCAAGGGGAAAACGATTGAAGAAGCCTTGAAGATAAGCAGGAATGACGTTGCAGAAGAGTTGGACGGCCTCCCGCCGCAAAAAATGCACTGCTCGAATCTTGCTGCAGACGCGCTGCATGACGCTATCCGGGACTATAAAAGCAAGTCAGCTTAG
- a CDS encoding tRNA 2-thiouridine(34) synthase MnmA, translating to MSGGVDSSVAAALLVEQGYDVTGVTMRLAGWPLSEDRGPLGCCSPETVEDARSVAGMLGIPHYVMNFEKPFKEKVIDYFCREYLNGRTPNPCIACNRHIKFDLMLKNALSLGFDYLATGHYARLEFDSTGNCYILSRAVDKKKDQSYVLYCIKQEQAGHLLLPLGRLTKEEVRKIALAKKLPVAQKAESQEICFVASDYRDFLKEEAGKLIEPGQFLDLQGREIGRHKGIACYTIGQRRGLGLPMGQRIYVVDIDPEHNAVVLGPPEALLSDCFTTMENNFVSIDQPEGPMAVQVQIRYKAQGSPALMSPLQDGAIAIRFDKPQRSVAPGQAAVFYLGDTLLGGGIIQRGGRSYS from the coding sequence ATGAGCGGCGGTGTGGACAGTTCTGTTGCCGCCGCCCTTTTAGTTGAGCAGGGTTATGACGTCACAGGGGTAACCATGAGGCTTGCCGGTTGGCCTTTATCAGAGGATAGAGGACCTCTGGGCTGCTGTTCTCCGGAGACTGTTGAAGATGCCCGCTCGGTAGCCGGTATGCTTGGAATCCCGCATTATGTGATGAATTTCGAAAAGCCGTTTAAGGAAAAAGTTATCGATTATTTCTGCCGCGAATATCTAAACGGCAGGACACCCAATCCCTGCATCGCCTGCAACAGGCATATCAAATTTGATCTCATGCTCAAGAATGCGCTTTCGCTTGGTTTCGACTATCTGGCAACCGGACATTATGCCCGTCTTGAGTTCGACAGCACTGGCAATTGCTATATACTCAGCCGGGCTGTCGACAAAAAAAAGGATCAGTCGTACGTTTTATACTGCATCAAACAGGAGCAGGCAGGGCATCTGCTGCTTCCCCTGGGGCGTCTGACAAAGGAAGAAGTGCGTAAAATCGCCCTGGCAAAAAAATTGCCGGTTGCGCAAAAAGCTGAAAGCCAGGAAATTTGTTTTGTTGCCAGTGACTACCGCGATTTTTTAAAGGAGGAAGCGGGTAAGTTAATCGAGCCGGGACAGTTTCTTGATCTGCAGGGCAGGGAGATTGGGCGGCACAAGGGCATTGCCTGCTACACAATCGGCCAGCGCCGCGGCCTTGGGCTGCCGATGGGCCAAAGAATTTACGTGGTGGATATTGATCCTGAACACAATGCCGTTGTTCTTGGTCCCCCGGAAGCGCTGTTGTCCGACTGTTTTACAACCATGGAGAATAATTTTGTTTCCATTGATCAACCGGAGGGACCGATGGCGGTTCAGGTACAAATCAGATATAAGGCGCAGGGTTCGCCTGCTTTAATGTCTCCTTTGCAGGATGGTGCGATAGCAATCCGTTTTGACAAACCCCAGCGATCGGTCGCGCCGGGTCAGGCAGCCGTTTTTTATCTGGGAGATACACTTCTGGGGGGAGGGATTATCCAAAGGGGAGGCAGGAGTTATTCCTGA